The window GGGGCTTGGCTAAAATAACCTAATACTAGGCCCAGCCCGAGAAGTGATTGGGCCATATATGACAGGTTCAAGCATGGTCCGAAGCAGGGCCACCCCTTGGACAAGCCTAGCCATGCAAGATCTAAACCATCTAGAATCACAAGCCCCTTGATATAGCATGGCTTGAAATTGATCTTAAAATCTAATTTATGGCCATCAATTTAAGCCATTTTTAGCAACttaatttcatcttattttagttatgGGTTATCAGAAATTTTAATCATTTCAATCTCTAATACATGATTACTGTAAAAAAATGACATGAACTCATTAtgagtggcaaccaaacaggaccAGTAGCGCATTAGTCATGGACTGCCAACTTGTCAAAGCCGAATGCGACCCATCCGAGTTGACTCATACTCAGTCAAGAAGCCATGTTATTAGTTCAACAAAACTCTTTTGTTCTCTGGTTTCTATTATGAATGTCTCAGGTAATGCGACAACTCCAGTTTTTCCTGTTTTTTTCTTctacttttagggcctgtttgaatcttaagttgcttaagataagctacttattccacaagtagctcATCTTAGTTtatacttattaagaaaataagcatgtttggcaaacaacatacttaccaacttctcctctctttcatctctcttgcctctcttcaacaacttatgaatagcagaaaagctaaaaaaattaactgaagtgattaagtacttttaagtaaaaaaaagttacttataactaatcataaaccaaacttatttaaaataagtcacttatctactgttgtaagtagaaaaattaacttttttggtggtatccaaatggctTAAATGCAAATACTCGCTTTTTGCCGTGTAGTGGGTGAACCTCCAATGGCTAGTCATAATTTTTAATTTCCAAAATATCCTCAACTTCATCTAAAATGTTTTTCCTTATCCTTTGAATGTTCAAGTTCTCCCTATGGAAAAACTAATCAAGTAAAAATGTCCATGTGCTACTCGCGTTATCTTGCATAGCTGCACATTACATAGTAACTTGATGATTTGATGTAACTTAAATATTTATTCGaaaagggaaggaaaaaaaaaatgaagtacatgcTTAGTCACTTTCTTTAATATAGTTCCTATCCCTTGGTTGAATATCTCTAGCTCATTATTCTGCCGGATTTTATGGAGCCTGTTCATGCACAACATAATTCGGGTCTGACCATAGAAAATATTCTCCTCAAGCGAACCAGCCTATCCTATGTAGGGAGACTTAAAGCGTGGTTGGAACAGAGACACATTTGGTTGTGAATTCCATTGCAACAGATAAAATCATGTATCCAAGTAAGAAGACGCTTCTGCATGCACAGCCGACAGCTACATTCTCGTGTGAAGGAAAGGACCCACCAAGCTCGAGATTCTGCTGAACTTGGGTTCACCccgtttacttgtggcccatcatatcaacggagCCAAAACCCCCTACTaaagtggcccatagtgataacCATTCACTTTATAACGCATCGAATAACCCTCAAATTCCGCCACAAAAATATGAGAGATGCATGTGCAAGTGCCATGACTGATAACCAACCGAAGGTGAACTTATAAGAGCAGGGCTCATCgttcagtgatctagaccgttgatccaaTAGGCTGGGCTACCCAATGCAcacaccaaaaaataaaaaatacaaatctATCCATCCAATTTTAAACTATTCATATGCCACAAGAACTGGAAACAAACCAAGCCATCATTCACTGACAATTTTCTTGCACCTTTTCAAGACAACATGTTAAAAGTAAAGACCATTTAATAATCCTCATTTCCCTCTCCTATCTCAGGTATCTTCTTCCACTGTAATTCAAAATCAGCTCTGTTCCATGGAACCAAATGAAAACAAAAACACACTGCAAAGGGTAGATGAGAAAATCTTCCTAGATTCTTAGGAATTACAAGATTTTTCGAAATGCCGCTTGGAGAACAAGTGTTTTGTTTCCAACTTTCGGCTCATCTACATGAAAATTTCCAGTTCCCATAGCCAAATCCGATCTGATCGGTGGGACATCTGATCGACCCAAAAGAAACCCagttcttcttttcttgattGACACTCAATCCAGCAATTGTAGTTCCCAAATTACTCTTAAGATGGGCTACCTCAAGTCCTGAAATCCAAGAGCTTGGCTCTGAAGAATTTGGTTGTCCTCCAACAGGCGGTCATACTCAAGGAGGAGATCCTCGGATTGTTTCTGAAGGGCAACAACGTGGGCTTCTGCAGATGCCACCTGTTTCTCCTTCTCTTCAGCTTCCACTTTTAGTTTCTGCAGCTTCTCTTTTATGCTGGAGACTTCTTCCTGTAGCAGCTTTGCATCGTTGGAagctctctcttccttctctttgagATGGAGATGCTCTTTCCGAAGCTTTTCGATTTCCTGCTTGGACGCTCTGACTGACATCCTCAGACCTGTCAGTTTCCGGAGATAGAGGTGCAAGCGGTCAATGGTGAATCCGAGAAAGAGagaatagcctgcaagaccaaaATGGAAAATGTGCTGACACATTAATGTCGAcctagatatttgtgttttaaataAGAGGAACTCTTCTGCTCCTGTATATGGGATGTTGAAGCGCCTAAAGTCAAtgtgggggggtgggggggggagGGAGTGCAGTctgagattggatggctaggaactTCCAATATGGGAGATTTATGGGACACCCTATCCAAGGAGGGACACATCAGATCACGTGTGTATTTTACCAAACCTCTGCATGCACTAGGACATCTCAAGACAATATAAACGTCCTGCATGACTGGGACCAGTAATTCCCCCCTAAATAGAAAAGAATGAGAACATGAGATCCAGACAACGTTATCTAAATTGACAAACCCCTTAATTTTTCTGTTCATCCGAAATTTAtttaaaggaggaggaggagagaaggaggaggaggaggagaaggaggaggagggaggaggagaagaaggagaagaaggagagggaggaggaggaggaggaggaggaggagaataaGAAATCTAGTCTTGGTGTTGATTAAGTTGTCACAGAGAATTATTCATAGAATCTAGaaatttatgcttttaatttatgAGATAGAATGCATATAGTATAATACTATGCATTCAGGATATGTAATAACATTCaccatttcatacataaatcacaatttcaATTCTTAAATAGAACTATATTGCATCTGCTTAGTGCTTGTACTGGAGCAAACCAACATGACCCTACCCCTAGCATACAACGTACCCAAGAAAAGTTACCAGTAGTCTAGGTAACCTTGGATCCAAACTGCCCAAACATAAAAAAGAATCTTGCACATTGCCCCATCTTCACTACTATGGCTTTCTTCAATTCGTTAATATGAATATCGCTCAAACAATTCATAAGACCTGAGACTCTCAGCCATTAGAGGAATCAGTTGCCATCCATATGTGCTTCTCCTGCACTTGCATCACAATCTAATAGGCTTCATTCATAGTTTATGGTTGGACCTCCATCATCCTGTTTTGAATGCTTCTTTTGAGCCCTCTTTAGTAATGAGTTACCTGCTGCATTCCTGATCCTGCTAGATCACATGCCGACGTCAGATTATAATCCCCCCACcccccaaccaaaaaaaaaaaaggccttgtAATCTGTCATTGGCAAGTTCCACCATTTCAGGGTTGCCCCCTTTAGTTTTGAAATGGCAAATTGTACCTTGACTTCCTTGATCATCTGAAATTATTCAAAATAATTTTCCAATGATTCTGCCCAGTCATGGACAACATAAGCTTTATGTTACCAATGAACTCTTCAACATGTACTTTTACACACTTTTTGAATCTTCAGCGTAGGACTAGCAGGTGCCCATGGTCCTTCCTTGCATGGGGTACACG is drawn from Magnolia sinica isolate HGM2019 chromosome 5, MsV1, whole genome shotgun sequence and contains these coding sequences:
- the LOC131246848 gene encoding uncharacterized protein LOC131246848 isoform X1, with protein sequence MIQLLFLVLFAEGVVALLLMVKIGPLRELMVRGLDQLKIGKGPATVKTLACTMSLIFASSVTSILKIQNRGVKLGTLTPMDQVLWRTHLLEASLIGYSLFLGFTIDRLHLYLRKLTGLRMSVRASKQEIEKLRKEHLHLKEKEERASNDAKLLQEEVSSIKEKLQKLKVEAEEKEKQVASAEAHVVALQKQSEDLLLEYDRLLEDNQILQSQALGFQDLR
- the LOC131246848 gene encoding uncharacterized protein LOC131246848 isoform X2, producing the protein MIQLLFLVLFAEGVVALLLMVKIGPLRELMVRGLDQLKIGKGPATVKTLACTMSLIFASSVTSILKIQNRGVKLGTLTPMDQVLWRTHLLEASLIGLRMSVRASKQEIEKLRKEHLHLKEKEERASNDAKLLQEEVSSIKEKLQKLKVEAEEKEKQVASAEAHVVALQKQSEDLLLEYDRLLEDNQILQSQALGFQDLR